A stretch of Plesiomonas shigelloides DNA encodes these proteins:
- the seqA gene encoding replication initiation negative regulator SeqA, whose translation MKIIEVDEELYRIIAGHTQHIGESASDILRRMLNLSPSSEPRPAGIVVSRDAGKECSVDRVRAVRELLLSDEYAAQTKAIGRFMQILSSLYSLDPSGFTAATEELRGRTRVYFAEDEATLLLHGTHTKPKAIPGTPYWVITNTNSGRKRAMVEQIMTAMQFPAELTDKVCGTI comes from the coding sequence ATGAAAATCATTGAAGTAGACGAAGAGCTGTACCGTATTATTGCGGGTCATACACAGCATATCGGAGAAAGTGCCTCCGACATTTTGCGTCGCATGCTGAATTTATCCCCGAGCAGCGAGCCACGTCCTGCCGGGATCGTGGTCAGCCGTGATGCTGGAAAAGAGTGTTCAGTCGATCGTGTACGGGCCGTGCGCGAGCTGCTGTTGTCAGATGAATATGCCGCCCAGACTAAAGCGATCGGTCGTTTCATGCAGATCCTCTCTTCTTTGTATTCGCTGGATCCAAGCGGATTTACTGCCGCTACAGAAGAGCTGCGCGGTCGTACCCGGGTTTATTTTGCCGAAGATGAGGCAACCTTGTTGCTGCACGGCACCCACACCAAGCCAAAAGCTATTCCGGGTACCCCTTATTGGGTCATTACCAACACCAACTCGGGTCGTAAACGCGCCATGGTCGAGCAGATCATGACGGCGATGCAGTTCCCCGCGGAACTGACGGATAAAGTTTGCGGCACCATCTGA
- a CDS encoding alpha/beta fold hydrolase produces the protein MINYKQQGEGPVLVLIHGLFGTLDNLGLLARDLVNDYRIIQVDLRNHGQSFHNTEMNYEAMAADVLQLLDQLQIPQASFIGHSMGGKVAMKIAQLAPTRVEQLVVLDMSPVDYQTRRHDQVFSALHAVDQARPTRRAQAAELMRHHLKEEGVIQFLLKSFAPSDESSWRFAVRELENNYPQIVGWNEGTPFNKPVLFIKGEHSPYIQDKFRPDILRQFPQAKAHVIQGTGHWLHAEKPDAVLRAIRRFLNADSR, from the coding sequence ATGATCAACTACAAACAACAGGGAGAAGGTCCGGTACTGGTGCTGATCCACGGTCTGTTCGGCACGCTGGATAACCTCGGCTTACTGGCTCGCGATCTGGTTAATGACTACCGGATCATTCAGGTCGATCTGCGTAATCACGGCCAGAGTTTTCATAACACAGAGATGAATTATGAGGCCATGGCCGCGGATGTGCTGCAACTGCTGGATCAGTTGCAGATCCCGCAAGCGAGCTTCATCGGTCACTCGATGGGGGGCAAAGTCGCCATGAAGATTGCCCAGCTCGCACCAACGCGCGTTGAACAATTGGTGGTGCTGGATATGTCACCGGTAGATTACCAAACTCGCCGCCACGATCAGGTGTTCAGCGCCCTGCATGCCGTCGACCAAGCGCGTCCAACGCGCCGTGCACAAGCTGCCGAACTGATGCGCCACCATCTCAAAGAAGAAGGCGTGATCCAGTTTTTGCTTAAATCTTTTGCGCCCAGCGATGAGAGCAGCTGGCGCTTTGCCGTGCGTGAGCTAGAAAACAACTATCCGCAGATTGTCGGCTGGAATGAAGGTACGCCGTTTAATAAACCGGTGCTGTTCATCAAAGGCGAACACTCCCCCTACATTCAAGACAAATTCCGCCCCGATATTTTGCGCCAGTTTCCACAAGCGAAAGCCCATGTGATTCAGGGAACCGGACATTGGCTGCACGCGGAAAAACCAGACGCGGTATTACGCGCAATCCGGCGCTTTCTCAATGCGGATTCCCGTTAA
- a CDS encoding DUF2788 domain-containing protein, translated as MLYKHMETIEAIGLDLFFIVLFFFIGMAIQDVLKRGNVPPFGRRIVWLVLFLGCAGFVAKGLIQLYWEGAGIG; from the coding sequence ATGCTTTATAAGCACATGGAAACTATTGAGGCGATTGGCCTTGATTTATTCTTTATTGTCCTCTTCTTTTTTATAGGGATGGCAATTCAGGACGTGCTAAAACGTGGCAATGTTCCCCCGTTTGGCCGCCGCATTGTCTGGCTGGTTTTGTTTCTTGGATGTGCAGGCTTCGTTGCCAAAGGTCTGATCCAGCTCTACTGGGAAGGCGCTGGTATCGGTTGA
- the ybfE gene encoding LexA regulated protein: MAKENTDRTTLDLFADERRPGRPKTNPLPRHEQLRINKRNQLKRDKSKGLRRIELKVDSRVVEALNVLAHEQQMSRSELIEQILLEKLGLDAEEFALNLTDSPK, from the coding sequence ATGGCAAAAGAAAATACAGACCGTACCACTCTTGATTTGTTTGCTGACGAACGTCGTCCCGGTCGTCCAAAAACAAACCCGCTTCCCCGGCATGAACAGTTACGGATTAATAAGCGTAATCAGCTCAAGCGCGATAAATCCAAAGGATTACGCCGAATTGAACTGAAAGTCGATAGCCGGGTGGTGGAAGCATTAAACGTGCTGGCTCACGAGCAACAAATGAGCCGCAGTGAACTGATCGAACAAATTTTGCTGGAAAAGTTGGGCTTGGATGCGGAAGAATTCGCGCTAAACCTGACTGACAGCCCGAAATGA
- the fldA gene encoding flavodoxin FldA has translation MASVGIFFGSDTGNTENIAKMIQKQLGKHLVDVRDIAKSSKEDIDNFDLLLLGIPTWYYGEAQCDWDDFFPTLEEIDFNNKLVAIFGCGDQEDYAEYFCDAMGSLRDIVEARGGVIVGHWPTAGYHFEASKALVDDQNFVGLCIDEDRQPELTAERVEKWVKQVYEEMCLAELDN, from the coding sequence ATGGCAAGTGTAGGAATTTTCTTTGGCAGCGATACCGGCAATACCGAAAACATTGCCAAGATGATCCAAAAACAGCTGGGCAAACACCTGGTGGACGTACGTGACATCGCCAAAAGCAGCAAAGAAGACATCGACAACTTCGATCTGCTGCTGCTGGGTATCCCAACTTGGTACTACGGTGAAGCGCAGTGTGATTGGGATGATTTCTTCCCTACTCTGGAAGAAATTGATTTCAACAACAAGCTGGTTGCCATTTTCGGCTGCGGCGATCAAGAAGACTATGCTGAGTACTTCTGTGACGCAATGGGCTCTCTGCGTGACATCGTAGAAGCGCGTGGTGGCGTGATCGTCGGTCACTGGCCAACTGCCGGTTACCACTTTGAAGCGTCTAAGGCACTGGTCGATGACCAGAACTTCGTCGGTCTGTGCATCGATGAAGACCGCCAGCCAGAGCTGACTGCCGAGCGTGTCGAGAAGTGGGTGAAGCAAGTATACGAAGAGATGTGTCTGGCCGAGCTGGATAACTAA
- a CDS encoding DUF4442 domain-containing protein: MPAFLFRAWIFRWALNLWPPFFGAGIRIRRLDRDFRCCEVTLAFRWWNKNINRSQFGGSLFAMTDPIYALMLIGRLGPDYMVWDKAADIDFIRPGWGKLTASFEISEGRYEEILAATANGEKCLPQFTVAIKDAQGEIVARVNRTLYVRRKCKTEEVVAPLDAHRPHFATGDKPHEKNKAG; the protein is encoded by the coding sequence ATGCCAGCCTTTTTGTTTCGTGCGTGGATCTTCCGTTGGGCGTTGAATCTCTGGCCACCCTTTTTCGGGGCCGGTATTCGTATTCGTCGTCTAGACCGTGATTTTCGCTGTTGCGAAGTGACCTTGGCGTTTCGCTGGTGGAATAAAAACATCAATCGCAGTCAGTTTGGCGGCAGCCTGTTTGCCATGACCGATCCGATTTATGCCTTGATGCTCATTGGGCGCTTAGGGCCAGATTACATGGTCTGGGATAAAGCGGCAGACATTGATTTCATCCGCCCTGGCTGGGGTAAGCTCACCGCCAGTTTCGAAATCAGTGAAGGCCGTTATGAAGAGATTTTGGCGGCTACCGCCAATGGTGAGAAATGTTTGCCGCAGTTTACGGTGGCGATTAAAGATGCGCAGGGCGAGATAGTTGCACGGGTGAACCGCACCCTGTACGTGCGGCGTAAGTGCAAAACCGAAGAGGTGGTCGCGCCGTTAGATGCGCATCGGCCGCATTTCGCAACGGGTGATAAGCCGCATGAAAAGAATAAAGCCGGCTAA
- the fur gene encoding ferric iron uptake transcriptional regulator: MTDNNTALKKAGLKVTLPRLKILELLQTGDCQHISAEDLYKKLIDMGEEIGLATVYRVLNQFDDAGIVSRHNFEGGKSVFELTQQHHHDHLICLDCGKVIEFSDDFIEQRQKEIAQRYGIRLTNHSLYLYGHCADGDCRQNESLHDPKN, encoded by the coding sequence ATGACAGATAATAATACTGCGCTAAAAAAAGCCGGTCTGAAGGTCACGTTACCGCGGCTGAAAATCCTTGAACTGCTCCAGACTGGGGATTGTCAGCATATCAGTGCGGAAGATCTGTATAAAAAGCTGATCGATATGGGTGAAGAGATCGGTCTGGCTACGGTATACCGTGTACTGAACCAGTTTGATGATGCCGGCATCGTCAGCCGCCACAACTTTGAAGGCGGCAAATCAGTCTTCGAACTGACCCAGCAACATCACCATGATCACCTGATCTGCCTTGATTGCGGCAAAGTGATTGAATTTAGTGATGACTTTATCGAGCAGCGGCAAAAAGAGATTGCCCAGCGTTATGGGATCCGTCTGACCAACCACAGTCTGTACCTGTACGGTCACTGCGCCGATGGCGACTGCCGTCAGAACGAAAGCCTGCACGATCCGAAAAACTGA
- the glnS gene encoding glutamine--tRNA ligase, with amino-acid sequence MSEAEARPTNFIRQIIDEDLASGKHTSVHTRFPPEPNGYLHIGHAKSICLNFGIAKDYQGQCNLRFDDTNPAKEDMEFVESIQNDVKWLGFEWSGDICYSSDYFDQLHQYAIELIQKGLAYVDELTAEQMREYRGTLTEPGKNSPYRDRSVEENLALFEKMKNGEFAEGSACLRAKIDMASPFIVMRDPVIYRIKFAEHHQTGNKWCIYPMYDFTHCISDALEGITHSICTLEFQDNRRLYDWVLDNITIPCHPRQYEFSRLNLEYAIMSKRKLNQLVTEQVVSGWDDPRMPTISGLRRRGYTPESIREFCRRIGVTKQDNLVEMSALEACIREDLNENAPRAMAVLDPVRVVIENLPEGHLEVLQAPVHPNKAEMGTRELPFTREIFIDRADFREEANKQYKRLVLGKEVRLRNAYVIKAERVEKDAEGNIQTVFCTYDADTLGKDPADGRKVKGVIHWVSADKGVPAEIRVYDRLFSVANPAAADDFLSTINPESLVIRRGVVEPSLAQAPAEKAYQFEREGYFCVDSKDSSAEHLVFNRTVGLRDTYQAG; translated from the coding sequence ATGAGTGAGGCTGAAGCCCGCCCGACTAACTTTATCCGTCAGATCATCGATGAAGATCTGGCGTCCGGTAAACATACCAGCGTGCATACCCGTTTTCCGCCGGAGCCAAATGGCTATCTGCATATCGGTCATGCCAAATCTATCTGCCTGAACTTCGGCATTGCCAAGGATTATCAGGGTCAGTGCAACCTGCGCTTTGATGATACTAACCCGGCAAAAGAAGACATGGAGTTCGTGGAATCTATCCAGAACGACGTGAAATGGCTGGGTTTTGAGTGGAGTGGGGATATCTGCTATTCATCCGACTATTTTGATCAGCTGCATCAGTATGCGATTGAGCTGATCCAAAAAGGTCTGGCGTATGTGGATGAGCTGACTGCTGAGCAAATGCGCGAATACCGCGGCACCCTGACTGAGCCGGGTAAAAACAGCCCGTATCGTGATCGCAGCGTAGAAGAGAACTTGGCGCTGTTCGAGAAGATGAAAAACGGTGAGTTTGCCGAAGGTAGCGCGTGTCTGCGTGCCAAAATCGACATGGCCTCTCCGTTCATCGTGATGCGCGATCCGGTTATCTACCGTATCAAGTTTGCTGAGCACCATCAGACCGGCAACAAGTGGTGCATCTACCCGATGTACGACTTCACCCACTGCATTTCCGATGCGCTGGAAGGGATCACCCATTCCATCTGTACGCTGGAGTTCCAAGATAACCGTCGTCTGTACGACTGGGTACTGGATAACATCACTATTCCTTGCCATCCACGTCAGTACGAGTTCTCTCGTCTGAATCTCGAATACGCCATCATGTCTAAGCGTAAGCTGAACCAGTTGGTGACCGAGCAAGTGGTGAGCGGTTGGGACGATCCACGTATGCCGACTATCTCCGGCCTGCGTCGTCGTGGTTATACTCCAGAGTCTATCCGTGAGTTCTGCCGTCGTATCGGTGTGACCAAGCAGGATAACTTGGTGGAGATGTCGGCGCTGGAAGCTTGTATCCGTGAAGATCTGAACGAGAACGCGCCGCGTGCGATGGCGGTTCTGGATCCGGTTCGCGTGGTGATTGAGAACTTGCCAGAAGGTCATCTGGAAGTGCTGCAAGCGCCAGTGCATCCGAACAAAGCGGAAATGGGCACGCGTGAGCTGCCATTTACCCGTGAGATCTTTATCGATCGCGCAGACTTCCGTGAAGAAGCCAATAAGCAGTACAAGCGTCTGGTGCTGGGCAAAGAAGTGCGTCTGCGTAATGCGTACGTGATCAAAGCAGAACGCGTTGAGAAAGATGCCGAAGGCAACATCCAGACCGTCTTCTGTACTTACGATGCCGATACACTGGGTAAAGATCCAGCCGATGGCCGTAAAGTGAAGGGCGTGATCCACTGGGTGTCTGCGGATAAAGGTGTGCCAGCTGAAATTCGTGTCTACGACCGTCTGTTCAGCGTGGCTAACCCGGCAGCGGCAGATGATTTCCTGTCGACCATCAACCCAGAGAGCTTAGTGATCCGCCGTGGTGTGGTTGAGCCAAGCTTGGCGCAAGCCCCAGCAGAAAAAGCCTATCAGTTCGAGCGTGAAGGTTACTTCTGCGTAGATAGCAAAGACTCATCGGCGGAGCATCTGGTCTTTAACCGTACTGTGGGTCTGCGTGATACTTATCAAGCAGGCTAA
- a CDS encoding beta-N-acetylhexosaminidase, with the protein MLRLSAIAIATTMALTGCAGSGDSNQTLVNRMGSQLNVQYAVLDNHGGENGVNCGALGAEWAACNKATITLTNNGGEISGKAWTIYFHSIRQILAVENEQFKISHVTGDLHKLEPTDKFDGFQSGEVVEIPIIGEYWQLFETDFMPRWYVTAGDAKPKVISNTDTENVSEFSAPITGDNWKRTSGDKNVLMNAQTRYAKNQDVPVLPAQQLRGQILPTPVEVTVGKADASLANGINIQTLALPKTTLDAVSERLTQLGVTTSSAADAYPVDVKINKAAFKGKWQTEGAYTLKVTPQGAQIVGNDAAGAFYGLQSLISLIPMDGSKTIATVTVKDMPRFEHRGMHADVGRNFHNKESILRLLDQMAAYKLNKFHFHLSDDEGWRLEIPGLPELTDVGSQRCHDLSETQCLLPQLGSGPDSNNQGSGFYSKQDYVDILKYAKARNIEVIPELDMPAHARAAVVSMEARYKKLMAEGKEAEANQYRLLDPQDTSNTLSVQFYNRTSYLNPCLESSQAFVDKVIGEVAAMHKEAGMPLQTWHFGGDEAKNIRLGGGFQDVNAAEKVDWRGTIDQSKEDKPWAKSPVCQKMVESGKVSDFEHLPSQFAKEVSQLVNKHGITTMMAWQDGLKDASGASDFATKKTGVNFWDTLYWGGFDSANDWVNKGYELVVSNPDYVYFDMPYEVNPKESGYYWATRFSDERKVFGFAPDNLPQNAETSVDRDGNHFNAKSDKKWGGATGVQGQFWSESIRTDPGMEYMIFPRMLPLAERAWHQADWELDYVAGREFKGGETHYVNSKALNRDWARFANLLGQRELAKLDAAGVQYRLPVPGAVVTAGVLEVNTALPGLAVEYSADNGKTWQRYDAAAKPTVTGEVQVRTVSPDGKRASRVESVK; encoded by the coding sequence ATGTTGAGATTATCTGCCATTGCTATCGCGACCACGATGGCGTTGACCGGTTGTGCCGGTAGCGGCGACAGCAACCAGACTCTGGTTAACCGTATGGGTAGCCAGTTGAATGTGCAGTACGCAGTACTGGATAACCACGGTGGCGAAAACGGTGTCAACTGTGGCGCGCTGGGTGCCGAGTGGGCGGCGTGTAACAAGGCCACGATTACACTGACCAACAATGGCGGTGAAATCAGCGGTAAAGCATGGACCATCTATTTCCACAGCATCCGCCAAATCCTGGCGGTGGAAAATGAACAATTCAAGATCTCTCACGTAACCGGTGACCTGCATAAACTGGAGCCAACTGACAAGTTTGATGGTTTCCAATCCGGTGAAGTGGTTGAAATTCCTATCATTGGCGAGTACTGGCAGCTGTTTGAAACTGACTTCATGCCACGTTGGTATGTCACCGCCGGTGATGCTAAGCCAAAAGTCATCAGCAATACTGACACTGAAAACGTGAGCGAGTTTTCGGCTCCAATCACCGGTGATAACTGGAAGCGTACCAGTGGTGACAAAAACGTGCTGATGAATGCGCAAACCCGTTACGCTAAGAACCAAGATGTGCCGGTTCTGCCAGCGCAGCAGCTGCGTGGTCAGATCCTGCCAACCCCAGTGGAAGTCACTGTGGGTAAAGCCGATGCCAGCTTGGCAAACGGTATCAATATCCAAACATTGGCACTGCCGAAAACCACACTGGACGCAGTTAGCGAGCGTTTGACGCAGTTAGGGGTGACAACCTCTAGCGCAGCGGATGCTTATCCGGTAGACGTGAAAATCAACAAGGCGGCGTTTAAAGGTAAGTGGCAGACCGAAGGGGCCTATACCCTGAAAGTGACACCACAAGGCGCGCAGATTGTGGGTAATGACGCCGCGGGTGCGTTCTATGGCTTGCAGTCTCTGATTTCACTGATCCCGATGGATGGCAGCAAAACCATCGCCACCGTGACTGTGAAGGATATGCCTCGCTTTGAACACCGTGGTATGCATGCCGATGTTGGCCGTAACTTCCACAACAAAGAAAGCATTCTGCGTCTGCTGGATCAAATGGCAGCGTACAAGCTGAACAAATTCCACTTCCACCTGAGTGATGATGAAGGCTGGCGTTTGGAGATCCCTGGTCTGCCTGAGCTGACCGACGTGGGCAGCCAGCGTTGCCATGATTTGAGCGAAACTCAGTGTCTGCTGCCTCAGTTGGGCTCAGGTCCTGACAGCAACAACCAAGGTAGTGGCTTCTACAGCAAGCAAGATTATGTGGATATCCTGAAGTACGCCAAGGCGCGTAACATCGAGGTGATCCCAGAGCTGGATATGCCAGCGCACGCGCGTGCGGCGGTCGTATCGATGGAAGCGCGCTACAAGAAACTGATGGCGGAAGGCAAAGAGGCCGAAGCGAACCAGTATCGTCTGCTGGATCCGCAAGATACCTCTAACACGCTGTCTGTACAGTTCTATAACCGCACTAGCTACCTAAACCCGTGCTTGGAATCGTCTCAAGCGTTCGTCGATAAGGTGATCGGTGAAGTGGCGGCGATGCACAAAGAAGCCGGTATGCCGCTGCAAACTTGGCACTTTGGTGGTGACGAAGCGAAGAACATTCGCTTGGGCGGAGGCTTCCAAGATGTGAACGCGGCCGAGAAAGTAGATTGGCGTGGCACGATCGACCAGAGCAAAGAAGATAAGCCGTGGGCCAAGTCTCCGGTATGTCAGAAGATGGTCGAAAGCGGCAAGGTTTCTGATTTTGAACACCTGCCAAGTCAGTTTGCGAAAGAAGTCAGCCAGTTGGTGAACAAGCATGGCATCACTACCATGATGGCGTGGCAAGATGGCCTGAAAGATGCCAGCGGCGCATCTGACTTTGCAACTAAGAAAACCGGTGTGAACTTCTGGGATACCCTGTACTGGGGCGGCTTTGATTCAGCCAATGATTGGGTGAACAAAGGCTATGAGCTGGTGGTCTCTAACCCAGATTACGTGTACTTCGATATGCCATACGAAGTGAACCCGAAAGAGAGCGGTTATTACTGGGCAACCCGTTTCAGCGATGAGCGTAAAGTGTTCGGTTTCGCGCCAGACAACTTGCCACAAAACGCGGAAACCTCAGTAGACCGTGACGGCAACCACTTTAACGCGAAGAGCGATAAGAAGTGGGGCGGCGCGACAGGCGTACAAGGTCAGTTCTGGAGTGAAAGTATCCGTACCGACCCTGGCATGGAATACATGATCTTCCCACGTATGCTGCCACTGGCTGAGCGTGCTTGGCACCAAGCGGATTGGGAGCTGGATTACGTGGCGGGTCGTGAGTTCAAAGGCGGTGAAACCCATTACGTGAACAGCAAAGCGCTGAACCGTGATTGGGCGCGTTTTGCCAACCTGTTGGGTCAGCGTGAGCTGGCGAAGCTGGATGCTGCCGGTGTGCAGTACCGTCTGCCGGTACCGGGTGCGGTAGTGACAGCAGGCGTGTTGGAAGTAAACACCGCGTTGCCGGGTCTGGCGGTTGAATACTCTGCCGACAACGGTAAAACGTGGCAGCGTTACGACGCCGCAGCGAAGCCGACTGTCACTGGTGAAGTACAAGTTCGTACTGTCAGCCCAGATGGCAAGCGTGCTAGCCGTGTAGAGAGCGTTAAATAA
- the nagB gene encoding glucosamine-6-phosphate deaminase yields MRLIPLSTAKDVGLWSARYIADRINAFKPTAERPFVLGLPTGGTPLATYKRLIELHKAGEVSFANVVTFNMDEYVGLPEDHPESYHSFMHRNFFDHVDIKPENINLLDGNAADVHAECRRYEEKIKSYGKINLFMGGVGNDGHIAFNEPASSLASRTRIKTLTEDTRIANSRFFNGDMTQVPKYSLTVGVGTLLDSEEIMILVTGHAKALALQAAVEGCVNHLWTISALQLHPKSMIVCDEPSTMELKVKTVKYFRELEAANINNI; encoded by the coding sequence ATGCGCTTAATTCCGCTATCAACAGCCAAGGACGTTGGATTATGGTCAGCCCGTTACATTGCCGACCGCATTAATGCCTTTAAACCCACAGCTGAGCGTCCGTTCGTATTAGGTTTACCGACCGGTGGTACACCGCTGGCAACCTATAAGCGCTTGATCGAGCTGCATAAAGCCGGTGAAGTGAGCTTTGCTAATGTCGTAACCTTCAACATGGATGAATACGTTGGTTTACCGGAAGATCATCCGGAAAGCTACCATTCTTTCATGCATCGCAATTTCTTCGACCACGTTGATATTAAACCAGAAAATATTAACCTGCTCGACGGTAATGCTGCAGATGTTCATGCTGAATGCCGCCGTTACGAAGAGAAAATTAAGTCCTACGGTAAAATCAATCTGTTTATGGGCGGTGTTGGCAACGATGGCCACATTGCCTTTAACGAACCGGCGTCTTCTCTGGCTTCACGTACACGGATCAAGACCCTGACCGAAGATACCCGTATCGCCAACTCCCGTTTCTTTAACGGCGACATGACCCAGGTACCTAAGTACTCCCTGACTGTCGGTGTCGGCACTTTGCTGGACTCCGAAGAGATCATGATCCTAGTTACCGGCCATGCCAAAGCGCTGGCGCTGCAGGCTGCCGTTGAAGGCTGCGTCAACCACCTGTGGACGATTTCCGCTCTGCAACTGCATCCGAAGTCCATGATCGTCTGTGACGAGCCTTCAACCATGGAGCTGAAAGTCAAAACGGTTAAATACTTCCGTGAGCTTGAAGCGGCCAACATCAACAATATTTAA